In Actinomadura luteofluorescens, the sequence CGACGCGGTGCTTGCGGTAGGTCATGCCGTGCATGACCTCGCCCAGGGCGGTGGCGGGGGCTGTGCTGTCGTACTTCTCGCCCGGACGGGCCTCCCGCCCGAAGGCGATGGTGGCGGTGCCCTTGTAGCCGGTGCGGATCCGGACGCCGACCGGGCAGACGTCGCCCGCGCCGCCGGTCTCGCACTCGCCCTTGGCGGTGATCGTGGTGACGTCGCGCTCGGTGGTGTTCTCGCTGGTGTCCATCATGACGACGGTGCCGACGATGGACGGGGAGGTCGGGACCATCGACAGGGTGACGTCGAGGCCATGGGCGGCGAACTCCTCCTTGTAGCGCTTCGGGTCGGCCAGCGGGTCGCGGACGCGCACGTCGATGTAGCCGCCCTTGCGGGTGAACGTCAGCGCCGCGACCAGCCCGACGCGCGGGCTCGCCGGGGTGATGGCCGGGGCCCCGCCGGATCCGCCGTCGCGGGCCATCGCGACCGCCGTGACGGCGGCGCCGGCGATGCCCGCCGCGGCCAGCGGGAGGCCGATGAGCATGACCGGCGAGCGCCGCCTGCGCGGGGCGGCCGAGGGGACCGCGGTCGCGGTGATGCGGTCGGCGAGGGCGGTGGCCGCGTCGCCCGGCAGCAGGGCCCCGGCCTGACGGTCGGTGACGGAGGCGAGCCCCGCGATCAGTGGGTCGATGTCGCGGTTCATGTGGGGTCTCCGTTCGGGATCCGCCGCCCCGCGGCGGGCAGGGGCGTGGTGGGCAGGGGCGTGGCGGGCAGGGGCGTGGAGGCGGCGGGGGCGTCGGCGTCCGCGCGGGCCAGGGCGCGGGCGAACCGGCGGCGGGCGCGGTGCAAGCGGATCCGCACCGCGTTGCGGGAGCAGCCGAGGACGGTCGCGATCTCGCCGTGGTCGAGCCCCTCCCAGCCGACCAGGGCCAGCAGCTCGCGGTCGGACTCGGGCAGGCCGCGGAACGCGGCGCCGACACCGGCCAGGTCGCCGTCGGGCGCGTCGTGGCCGGTCAGGCCGTCGCGCACCTGGGAGCCGAGGTCGGCGGCCAGCGCGGACCGGCGGCGCTCGCCGCGGTGGTGGTTGGCCAGGACGCGCCGGGCCACCCCGTACAGCCACAGGCGGGCCTCGTCACCGGGCGGGACGTCGTCGAGCCGCCGCCAGGCCGTGAGGAACGTCTCCGCCAGGACGTCGGCGGCGTCCTGCGGGTCGCTGGTGCGGCGCAGCGCGTACCCGAGGATGCGGGCGCGGTTGGCCGCGTAGACGTCCTCGA encodes:
- a CDS encoding RNA polymerase sigma factor, which gives rise to MPSPSRTPHAQESRPPDDRRRRFEDVYAANRARILGYALRRTSDPQDAADVLAETFLTAWRRLDDVPPGDEARLWLYGVARRVLANHHRGERRRSALAADLGSQVRDGLTGHDAPDGDLAGVGAAFRGLPESDRELLALVGWEGLDHGEIATVLGCSRNAVRIRLHRARRRFARALARADADAPAASTPLPATPLPTTPLPAAGRRIPNGDPT